In Streptococcus sp. SN-1, a single genomic region encodes these proteins:
- a CDS encoding acetylxylan esterase: MKNPALLEEIKTYLGRDEVPEDFDAFWDEEVKKVSTLSAYHLEERDFHIPQVKCYELTFEGTNEANVYARVVLPKSEDKVPMIFHFHGYMGRGWDWADMLAFTVAGYGVVSMDVRGQSGYSQDGLRSPLGNTVKGHIIRGAVEGRDHLFYKDVYLDIYQLVEIVASLPQVDEKSLSSYGASQGGALALVAAALNPRIQKTVAIYPFLSDFRRVLEIGNTSEAYDELFRYFKFHDPFHETEEEIMATLAYIDVKNLAHRIKGEVKMITGLDDDVCYPITQFAIYNRLTCDKAYRIMPEYAHEAMNVFVNDQVYNWLCGSEIPFKYVE, from the coding sequence ATGAAAAATCCAGCTTTGTTAGAAGAGATTAAGACTTATCTAGGGAGGGATGAGGTTCCAGAAGATTTTGATGCTTTCTGGGATGAGGAAGTGAAAAAAGTTTCAACGCTTTCAGCCTACCACTTGGAGGAAAGAGATTTTCACATCCCTCAAGTCAAGTGCTATGAATTAACATTTGAAGGAACCAATGAAGCCAATGTCTATGCACGCGTCGTTCTTCCAAAAAGTGAGGATAAAGTTCCAATGATTTTCCATTTCCATGGTTATATGGGACGTGGCTGGGACTGGGCCGACATGCTGGCCTTTACCGTGGCTGGTTACGGTGTTGTTTCCATGGATGTACGGGGCCAGTCGGGCTATTCACAAGACGGTTTACGTTCTCCTTTAGGAAATACGGTTAAGGGACATATTATCCGTGGGGCTGTGGAAGGTCGGGATCATCTCTTTTATAAGGATGTTTACCTGGATATTTACCAGTTGGTCGAAATTGTTGCCAGTCTACCTCAGGTTGATGAGAAGAGTCTTTCTAGCTATGGTGCCTCGCAAGGAGGGGCTCTAGCCTTGGTTGCGGCGGCGCTCAATCCTCGAATTCAGAAAACAGTTGCCATCTATCCCTTCTTGTCAGACTTCAGACGAGTGCTTGAGATTGGGAATACTAGCGAGGCTTACGACGAACTTTTTCGTTATTTCAAGTTTCACGACCCCTTCCATGAAACTGAGGAGGAGATTATGGCGACCCTTGCCTATATCGATGTGAAAAATCTTGCCCATCGTATAAAGGGTGAAGTTAAGATGATTACAGGCTTGGACGACGATGTTTGTTATCCTATTACCCAGTTTGCGATTTACAACCGTCTGACCTGCGATAAGGCCTATCGCATCATGCCTGAGTATGCCCACGAAGCCATGAATGTCTTTGTCAATGACCAAGTCTACAATTGGCTCTGTGGCAGTGAGATTCCTTTTAAGTATGTGGAGTGA